Proteins encoded together in one Synechococcus sp. BL107 window:
- a CDS encoding ATP-dependent RecD-like DNA helicase produces MTATAELTADQQAAADAFSTWLATPADGTPFVLSGFAGSGKTFLSMRLLRQVEATGLCWTVVAPTHKAVGVLRQALDLEGLQPTWYPSTIHRLLRLKLKRSGDVELCEPTEQTGMALENLGLVLIDEASMVDSTLLGIALQCAHPFKTRLVFVGDPAQLPPVGEEKSPVFAMQRRSGAVLQQVVRHQGPVLQLASRLREGVLPCLSPPLLQPIRNEQGQVRCLSQKEWLNQARQSLKAASQQDNPDAARILCYTNRTLERLVPHARRAIHGDMADQMPVLPGEVLISRTAVMAPASRDGEEAGEEPDMVLGSNREVVVLDVTPESCDLLDFGLTEINGGVPMIETLSAKVSSGDLELTLRLQPPVGSAARLELDGVMQRLRQQAKDAGKKNGRSIWRQYFLVRDAFASLGPAAVLTVHRSQGSSFGEVFVAPDVFRADPRIRQQLCYVAVSRARTGVWMIGGTSSPETTAAWTQAFSTFSE; encoded by the coding sequence GTGACCGCCACTGCGGAACTCACGGCGGATCAACAGGCGGCGGCGGATGCTTTTTCCACCTGGTTGGCAACTCCTGCCGATGGAACTCCCTTTGTTCTGAGTGGATTTGCAGGGAGTGGCAAGACGTTTTTGTCGATGCGCCTATTGCGTCAGGTGGAGGCCACTGGCTTGTGTTGGACCGTTGTTGCGCCCACCCATAAGGCCGTGGGTGTGCTGCGTCAGGCCTTAGATCTCGAAGGGTTGCAACCCACCTGGTATCCATCCACCATCCACCGCCTGCTGCGGTTGAAGCTCAAACGCTCGGGTGATGTCGAACTGTGTGAGCCCACAGAGCAAACGGGAATGGCTCTGGAGAACCTTGGCTTGGTGTTGATCGATGAAGCCTCGATGGTGGACAGCACCCTGCTGGGGATTGCCCTGCAATGCGCCCATCCCTTCAAAACCCGTTTGGTGTTTGTTGGGGATCCAGCGCAGCTTCCACCGGTTGGGGAGGAGAAAAGCCCAGTATTCGCCATGCAACGGCGCAGTGGAGCGGTGTTACAGCAGGTGGTTCGTCACCAGGGGCCGGTGCTGCAGCTCGCGAGCCGTCTGCGGGAGGGAGTGTTGCCTTGCTTATCTCCTCCGCTTCTGCAGCCGATCCGGAATGAGCAAGGGCAGGTGCGTTGCCTCTCCCAAAAGGAATGGTTGAACCAAGCCCGCCAATCGTTGAAGGCAGCCTCGCAACAGGACAATCCCGATGCCGCACGCATTCTTTGCTACACCAATCGCACCCTGGAGCGGCTGGTACCCCACGCGCGTCGGGCCATTCATGGCGACATGGCGGATCAGATGCCCGTCTTGCCTGGCGAAGTGTTGATTAGCCGCACTGCGGTGATGGCACCAGCCTCCCGGGACGGGGAAGAAGCCGGGGAAGAGCCCGACATGGTGTTGGGATCCAACCGAGAGGTGGTGGTGCTGGATGTGACGCCTGAATCGTGCGACTTGCTGGATTTTGGGTTGACGGAGATCAACGGAGGGGTGCCCATGATTGAAACCCTGTCGGCCAAAGTGAGCTCCGGGGATCTCGAGCTCACGCTTCGATTACAGCCCCCCGTTGGCAGTGCGGCGCGCCTGGAATTGGATGGTGTGATGCAGCGGTTGCGCCAACAGGCCAAAGACGCCGGTAAAAAAAATGGGCGCAGCATTTGGAGGCAGTATTTCCTTGTTCGAGATGCCTTTGCGTCCCTCGGACCCGCCGCTGTTTTAACGGTGCATCGCAGCCAGGGCAGCAGCTTTGGTGAGGTGTTTGTGGCGCCTGATGTGTTCCGAGCTGATCCGCGCATCCGACAACAGCTTTGCTATGTCGCAGTGTCGCGGGCGCGGACCGGCGTGTGGATGATCGGTGGGACGTCGTCGCCTGAGACCACGGCGGCATGGACTCAAGCCTTTTCAACGTTCTCAGAGTGA
- a CDS encoding TIGR02466 family protein, which translates to MNSLISSANGSMPLHWLFPTPVMQVDLTPDDGIAAAMHQQLEVFDRDVFGDPQFSNRNNLTGDLLGIAGLDQLHRMEAFVWLNHQIAEQVSLYLIDLLGPDHGLEVHIQKAWPVVCSPDGGTIESHTHRNAQLSAVFYVCTEEDPGSGELEFQAPDTYFSHVMAIPFREATVSGGVFAPKQHRLLLFPSDLRHRVLPYEGGVPRYSVSYDLAVTTAPGQGREMLTPHPMDWVPLGGFSST; encoded by the coding sequence ATGAACTCGCTGATCTCCTCAGCTAACGGGTCGATGCCACTCCATTGGTTGTTCCCCACCCCCGTGATGCAGGTGGATCTCACTCCTGATGACGGTATTGCTGCAGCGATGCACCAGCAGTTGGAAGTGTTTGATCGCGACGTGTTTGGTGATCCTCAGTTTTCCAATCGCAACAACCTCACCGGAGATCTTTTGGGGATTGCTGGCTTGGATCAGTTGCATCGGATGGAGGCTTTCGTCTGGCTCAATCACCAGATCGCAGAGCAGGTGTCGCTTTATTTGATCGATTTATTAGGCCCCGACCATGGCCTCGAGGTTCACATTCAAAAGGCATGGCCGGTGGTGTGTTCCCCCGATGGAGGAACGATTGAGTCCCACACCCATCGCAATGCCCAGCTGAGTGCTGTGTTTTATGTGTGCACCGAAGAGGATCCCGGTTCTGGAGAACTGGAGTTTCAAGCGCCCGACACCTACTTCAGCCATGTGATGGCCATTCCGTTTCGGGAAGCCACCGTGTCTGGTGGGGTGTTTGCTCCAAAACAGCACCGCTTGCTGCTCTTCCCTTCAGATCTGCGCCATCGCGTTTTGCCTTACGAGGGTGGGGTGCCGCGCTATTCGGTGTCGTACGACCTGGCGGTCACGACCGCCCCTGGACAGGGTCGAGAAATGCTCACGCCGCACCCAATGGATTGGGTTCCTTTGGGGGGCTTCTCCTCAACCTGA
- a CDS encoding GAP family protein, with translation MTDPKIWTELVSYGIGVALSPIHLVLLLLLLLGNAPRRRGGLFVVGWWLTSALVVLGLLTLGHGLLLDMSHGSKHRTGLDLIAGGALVALGGRELIRSWLNQDGPPGWTQSVDRFAALPLPLLLLISSATEIISPDDLLLFAKTAGVILAQGLSLQGEVASSLVFSLSASVLLLVPFVAVVLGGERVLPMLQQGKTTLLSRGELVVGSVSLGLGGYLSWQGITGLALR, from the coding sequence ATGACTGATCCAAAAATCTGGACGGAATTGGTGTCGTATGGCATTGGTGTTGCCCTATCGCCGATTCATTTGGTGTTGTTGCTACTGCTGTTGCTGGGGAACGCACCACGGCGGCGCGGCGGGTTGTTTGTGGTGGGTTGGTGGCTCACCAGTGCCCTGGTGGTGCTCGGATTACTCACCCTGGGGCACGGCCTTTTGCTGGACATGAGCCATGGATCCAAACACCGCACCGGGCTGGATCTGATCGCAGGCGGAGCGTTAGTTGCCCTCGGGGGACGGGAGCTCATCCGCAGTTGGCTCAATCAAGATGGCCCCCCAGGCTGGACCCAAAGCGTGGATCGCTTTGCCGCCCTGCCCCTGCCGCTCCTGCTATTGATCAGCAGTGCCACCGAAATCATCAGCCCAGACGACCTGCTGCTCTTCGCGAAAACCGCCGGAGTGATTCTTGCCCAAGGACTCAGCCTGCAGGGGGAGGTCGCGTCGAGCCTGGTGTTCAGCCTGTCAGCCAGCGTGCTGTTGCTGGTGCCTTTCGTGGCGGTTGTCCTTGGGGGTGAACGCGTTTTGCCGATGTTGCAGCAAGGAAAAACCACCCTGCTGAGCCGTGGGGAATTGGTGGTGGGCAGCGTGAGCTTGGGCCTGGGTGGCTATTTGAGCTGGCAAGGCATCACAGGGCTTGCCCTGCGTTGA
- a CDS encoding divergent PAP2 family protein produces MIDPSPSHAVLRELFDNSALAWGLVACGVAQLSKLLIELIVHRRWRPAVLVETGGMPSSHSALVTGTAACLGWTQGFDHPTFALATVVAFVVMYDASGIRRAAGYTAERVNALPADLWPHPYEKPLKESLGHSRLQVLVGSLVGPAIALPGLVLVGSPLHLAAVMKTVIGAGLG; encoded by the coding sequence ATGATCGATCCCTCCCCCTCCCACGCGGTGTTGCGTGAATTGTTCGATAACAGTGCTTTGGCCTGGGGGCTGGTCGCCTGTGGGGTAGCTCAGCTCTCCAAATTGCTGATCGAATTAATCGTGCATCGCCGCTGGCGCCCAGCGGTTTTGGTGGAAACAGGGGGGATGCCTTCTAGTCACTCCGCTCTTGTAACCGGCACGGCTGCTTGCCTTGGCTGGACCCAGGGTTTTGACCACCCGACCTTTGCTCTGGCAACCGTGGTGGCCTTTGTGGTGATGTACGACGCCAGTGGCATTCGCCGCGCCGCCGGATACACCGCAGAGCGCGTCAATGCGTTACCAGCAGACCTCTGGCCACACCCCTATGAGAAGCCGTTGAAGGAAAGTCTTGGCCATAGCCGCCTTCAGGTGCTGGTGGGCAGCTTGGTGGGTCCTGCCATTGCCCTGCCAGGTCTTGTGCTGGTGGGGTCTCCGCTGCATCTTGCCGCTGTGATGAAAACTGTGATTGGGGCTGGGTTGGGGTGA
- a CDS encoding acylphosphatase, protein MARRTRNRSEIIARRFVSRQQPTRMQPFVERWRWIIQGHVQGVGFRASCSRRALDMGLKGWVRNLQDGSVEVQAEGPPIALAELRAWCEKGPLGAQVQRVKPCQLPVRGDDWFEVRY, encoded by the coding sequence ATGGCGCGCCGCACTCGCAACCGAAGCGAGATCATCGCCAGGCGATTTGTGAGCCGACAGCAGCCCACACGAATGCAACCATTCGTGGAGCGCTGGCGCTGGATCATTCAAGGCCATGTGCAGGGCGTTGGATTTCGAGCCAGCTGCAGCCGTCGTGCCTTGGATATGGGCCTCAAGGGATGGGTTCGTAACCTGCAAGACGGCAGTGTTGAAGTGCAGGCAGAGGGCCCACCCATTGCTCTTGCGGAGCTAAGGGCCTGGTGCGAAAAGGGTCCGCTTGGGGCTCAAGTGCAACGGGTGAAACCATGCCAGTTGCCGGTGCGGGGGGACGACTGGTTTGAGGTGCGTTACTAA
- a CDS encoding histidine phosphatase family protein produces the protein MAEIRHRESTWSVWTHGCPNGEQVDQVQRRSEQTIDRMLMIPKPGDIALFAHGHSLPDLAGSWLGGRRWRATAPAGDWNDQPFGLGTGNPDSCPLECPDAKQPA, from the coding sequence ATGGCTGAGATCCGGCATCGGGAGTCCACTTGGAGCGTCTGGACCCATGGTTGTCCAAATGGGGAGCAGGTGGACCAGGTACAGCGGCGCAGTGAACAGACCATCGACAGGATGCTGATGATTCCGAAACCAGGGGATATCGCCCTGTTTGCCCATGGCCACAGCCTTCCGGACCTGGCCGGCAGCTGGCTGGGAGGGCGCCGCTGGAGGGCGACTGCTCCAGCTGGGGACTGGAATGATCAGCCTTTTGGGCTGGGAACGGGAAACCCGGACTCTTGCCCGTTGGAATGCCCCGACGCAAAGCAACCCGCATGA
- the crtE gene encoding geranylgeranyl diphosphate synthase CrtE, with protein sequence MTAEFDFKAYLGKAKETVEAALDDSLGPERPESLRDAMRYSLLAGGKRLRPILCLAACELAGGDAKHAVPTAVALEMIHTMSLIHDDLPAMDDDDVRRGRPTNHKVYGEAVAILAGDALLTRAFEMVALRSPGVPADQLLKVVGELSLVAGAPGLVGGQVVDLESEGKQVDLETLEYIHLHKTGALLSACVITGALIGNADDTLITALRTYARGIGLAFQIIDDILDITASSEVLGKTAGKDLLADKTTYPKLLGLEESRKRADDLVREAKEALQPWSDQAMPLLALADFITSRDR encoded by the coding sequence ATGACCGCCGAGTTCGATTTCAAGGCCTATCTCGGCAAGGCCAAGGAAACCGTTGAAGCGGCGCTTGACGACTCCCTCGGTCCTGAACGGCCCGAGTCGTTGCGGGATGCCATGCGTTATTCGCTGTTGGCAGGTGGCAAGCGTCTACGCCCGATTCTTTGCCTTGCGGCCTGTGAACTGGCTGGTGGCGACGCGAAGCATGCCGTGCCAACGGCTGTCGCCCTCGAGATGATTCACACCATGTCGCTGATCCACGACGATCTGCCGGCGATGGATGACGACGATGTGCGCCGGGGGCGTCCCACCAACCACAAGGTGTATGGGGAGGCCGTGGCGATCTTGGCCGGTGATGCGCTGCTCACCCGCGCCTTCGAGATGGTGGCGTTGCGAAGTCCCGGCGTTCCGGCGGACCAACTGCTCAAGGTGGTGGGTGAACTCTCACTGGTGGCCGGAGCACCGGGGCTGGTGGGTGGCCAGGTGGTGGATTTAGAGAGTGAAGGCAAGCAGGTGGATCTCGAGACACTCGAGTACATCCATCTCCATAAAACCGGCGCGCTGCTCAGTGCCTGTGTGATCACCGGTGCCTTGATTGGCAATGCAGACGACACCTTGATCACGGCGCTGCGCACCTATGCCCGAGGCATTGGCTTGGCATTCCAGATCATTGACGACATCCTCGATATCACCGCGAGCAGTGAGGTGCTCGGTAAAACCGCCGGCAAGGATCTGCTGGCCGATAAGACCACGTATCCCAAGCTCTTGGGTTTAGAGGAGTCGAGGAAGCGGGCGGATGATTTGGTGCGAGAGGCAAAGGAAGCTCTGCAACCCTGGTCAGATCAAGCGATGCCTCTGCTGGCCTTGGCCGACTTCATCACCAGCCGCGATCGATGA